The following DNA comes from Cyanobacteriota bacterium.
GGCAACTTGTTCTGACCAGCGATAAATTCCCCACCAATTCAGTGCCTTGGCAACAGGGCTGGCGATCGCCTCCAAGTTAGGGCCATCTAGAGCAGGAGTCCAGCCTTCTGGCAGAGTCTTTAGGATTGCATCAGGGGCGACGGCTGCTTGATGAGTCCACCCTAATTGCATAAGTGCTTCTCGGACGGCGCAGTGGTAGGCATAGACATGGCCCTTGCCCCCTAACAAATTAGGAATCAATGAGACGAAAATTGGTTGATTAGTAGTTGCAGTTGGCACTAAACCCCTCACTATATCATCTATCTAGGCAAAAGTAATTCTTGATGGGTATAAAACCAGTCAATCGTTTTTGCTAACCCAGTTTGTAATGGAGTTAGCTGAAGATTAGGCAAGTAGCGACGTAATTTGTCCACAGCTAAGCACTTCGACCTAGCTCCCACGTAGCGTGAAGTGTCAAACTGGATAGCCTCAATGTCATACCCAACTTGAGTGCATATCAGCTCTGCAAAGTAACGAATTGTAAATTCCTCCCCAGCCCCAATGTTGATGAGATCGTTCGTGTAAGTAGCTGCAAGCTTGACCATGATTTCGACAAAATCACCTACAAACACTAACTCTCTAGACTGATACCCATCCCCCCACAATACTACAGGTTCACCATAGAGCTTGCCCCGCAGGATTTTACGAATTAGGTCAAAAATAAAGTGCATCTGCCGCCCATCCGTATGATATCCAGGGCCATAGAGGGTAGAGGGCACAAAACAGAGGTAGTTTAGCCCAAACTGCTGCTGTAGAGCCAACAGACCAACGTATAGCATCCGCTTAGTCATGGCATAGGTAAACAGGCTGTCGATCGGCATCCCCAGTAGGTAGTTTTCTTCCACTAACTCTCGATCGGGCGCATAGGCACAACTCGTGCCTATACAGATGAGCTTGGCTTGGGGTTGATAGCGCTGCCACCACGTTAAGGTATTGGTGTTGATCTGTTGA
Coding sequences within:
- a CDS encoding NAD-dependent epimerase/dehydratase family protein, with the protein product MKILVTGATGFLGTCLCDYLEAAGHQVTRLNSKNCDLTHPDSLMAFNSTPYDQIYHLAAWTQAGDFCLYHPGEQWIINQQINTNTLTWWQRYQPQAKLICIGTSCAYAPDRELVEENYLLGMPIDSLFTYAMTKRMLYVGLLALQQQFGLNYLCFVPSTLYGPGYHTDGRQMHFIFDLIRKILRGKLYGEPVVLWGDGYQSRELVFVGDFVEIMVKLAATYTNDLINIGAGEEFTIRYFAELICTQVGYDIEAIQFDTSRYVGARSKCLAVDKLRRYLPNLQLTPLQTGLAKTIDWFYTHQELLLPR